A genomic stretch from Hydrogenimonas urashimensis includes:
- a CDS encoding acetate/propionate family kinase → MKILVLNSGSSSLKYKLFSEGEAVADGIVEHIGEEGGVKDHREALEIAEKALIRAGAVESFDRLDAVGHRVVHGGERFIEPVRIDSEVIGAIRDLIPLAPLHNPANLEGIEMMKKKVPHVPQVAVFDTAFHQTMPKRSYLYAIPLEFYENYGVRRYGFHGTSHMYIAKKAAERLGKPLKTVNLITLHLGNGASACAIEKGQSVDTSMGFTPLAGLVMGTRSGDIDPEIPVMMEKKGLDADTVLNKQSGLRGLCGENDMRRIQERAAAGDEKSRTALEVYVHRIRHYIGAYMAQLGRVDALVFTAGIGEHSPLVRQMVCRGLEPLGIVLDTKKNADGRRDISAPKSQIRIFVIPTDEELEIALQTEAVLKR, encoded by the coding sequence ATGAAAATACTGGTTCTCAACTCGGGGAGTTCATCGCTGAAATACAAACTTTTCAGCGAAGGCGAGGCGGTCGCCGACGGGATCGTGGAGCATATCGGTGAAGAAGGCGGGGTGAAGGATCACCGTGAAGCGCTGGAGATTGCCGAAAAGGCGCTCATCAGGGCCGGTGCCGTCGAATCGTTTGACCGGCTTGATGCCGTCGGGCACAGGGTCGTGCATGGGGGGGAGCGTTTTATCGAACCTGTGCGTATCGATTCGGAGGTGATCGGGGCGATTCGCGATCTGATACCGCTTGCCCCTCTTCACAATCCTGCCAATCTCGAAGGGATTGAGATGATGAAAAAAAAGGTACCGCATGTTCCGCAGGTAGCCGTTTTCGATACCGCTTTTCACCAGACCATGCCGAAGCGTTCCTATCTCTACGCCATTCCTCTCGAATTTTATGAAAATTATGGAGTCCGGCGCTATGGTTTTCACGGCACATCCCACATGTACATTGCCAAAAAAGCGGCCGAAAGGCTGGGAAAACCTCTGAAAACGGTCAATCTGATAACTCTTCACCTTGGCAATGGAGCGAGTGCATGCGCCATCGAAAAGGGACAAAGCGTTGATACGTCGATGGGTTTTACCCCCCTCGCCGGGCTCGTCATGGGGACACGCAGTGGCGATATTGATCCGGAAATTCCCGTCATGATGGAAAAGAAGGGTCTGGATGCCGACACTGTTTTGAACAAGCAGAGCGGACTCAGGGGCCTGTGCGGTGAAAACGATATGCGGCGGATTCAGGAGCGTGCCGCGGCGGGCGATGAAAAGAGCCGGACGGCCCTGGAGGTCTATGTGCACAGAATCCGGCACTACATCGGTGCCTATATGGCGCAACTGGGACGTGTGGATGCCCTTGTTTTCACGGCGGGTATCGGGGAACACAGTCCGTTGGTGCGCCAGATGGTGTGCAGAGGGCTGGAGCCGCTGGGCATCGTACTCGATACGAAAAAAAATGCGGATGGCAGGAGAGATATCTCGGCCCCAAAATCTCAGATACGCATTTTCGTGATTCCGACCGATGAAGAGCTCGAAATCGCCCTCCAGACTGAGGCTGTTTTAAAGCGCTGA
- the pta gene encoding phosphate acetyltransferase, with translation MNVNALYVVSKEPRAGSFFVSMGLMDILKRNFKRVAIFKPIVRGEKIDSDIETLLSVFEMRQRYEDAAGVEIDMVESYLARGEESRLYEQLITRFERLQNHYDFVLCLGMTDMHLKELVDFDVNVQIAKNFSVPVVGIVSAKEKEAEEVQEDIALWQQSLKEEGIRPFAFFINHVSDSLVCQMERFAPFPDTPCFPIPYEKKLDSPTVLDLISLTGGEILHMKDETALERIINKPLIAAMHPEHFLEHFEEKDLVVVPADRADIFLAILSANRIPGFPSASAIVVGGGMDIAPTVMKMIESDETFRVVLIKVPLTTLEIIMKAQRSEARITPRHRRKIALALGHFANHVDVGLIERSLKKTKIDIVTPVMFLHRIYAKASQHRMRVVLPESMDERILRAAETAQRRKIADITLLGNEEAVRNRAGMIGVDLEGVEVIDPVTSELKKRFAESFYRLRKHKGVTLENALDMVENVTYFATMMVHEGLADAMVSGATHTTRETVLPALQIIKTKPGIDIVSSVFFMCLDTRVLVYGDCAIVPDPNPKELAQIAIESAETAKAFGIEPIVAMLSYSTGESGVGADVEKVREATRIAKERRPDLLIEGPMQYDAAIDPAVAEKKMPGSKVAGRATVFIFPDLNTGNNTYKAVQRATGAIAIGPVLQGLRKPVNDLSRGCSVEDVVSTIAISAIQAQNIDEIQAAKD, from the coding sequence ATGAACGTCAACGCGCTCTACGTAGTCTCCAAGGAGCCCAGAGCCGGAAGTTTTTTCGTCTCGATGGGATTGATGGATATACTCAAACGCAATTTCAAACGCGTGGCGATTTTCAAACCGATCGTCCGGGGAGAAAAGATCGACAGCGATATCGAAACGCTGCTCTCGGTATTTGAGATGAGGCAAAGATATGAAGATGCCGCGGGTGTGGAGATCGACATGGTGGAGAGCTATCTCGCCCGGGGTGAGGAGTCCCGGCTTTACGAGCAGCTCATTACCCGGTTCGAGAGATTACAGAACCATTACGATTTCGTCCTCTGCCTCGGAATGACCGATATGCACCTCAAAGAGCTGGTGGACTTCGACGTCAATGTCCAGATCGCGAAAAACTTCTCCGTGCCCGTGGTGGGAATTGTCAGCGCCAAGGAGAAGGAAGCCGAGGAGGTGCAGGAGGATATCGCTCTGTGGCAGCAGTCGCTCAAAGAGGAGGGCATCCGACCTTTTGCCTTTTTTATCAACCATGTATCGGATTCGCTGGTTTGCCAAATGGAGAGATTCGCACCTTTCCCCGACACCCCCTGTTTCCCCATTCCCTACGAGAAGAAACTTGACAGTCCCACCGTTTTGGATCTGATAAGTCTTACCGGCGGTGAAATTCTGCATATGAAAGACGAGACAGCGCTAGAACGGATTATCAATAAACCTCTGATCGCCGCGATGCATCCGGAACATTTTCTGGAACACTTCGAGGAAAAAGATCTCGTCGTCGTACCCGCCGACCGTGCCGATATCTTTCTGGCCATTCTTTCGGCCAACAGAATTCCCGGCTTTCCTTCGGCCTCCGCCATCGTCGTGGGAGGCGGGATGGATATCGCGCCGACGGTGATGAAGATGATCGAAAGCGACGAAACCTTTCGGGTGGTCCTGATCAAAGTACCGCTTACCACCCTGGAGATCATCATGAAGGCGCAGCGAAGCGAGGCCCGCATCACACCCAGACATCGCCGCAAGATCGCCCTGGCACTGGGACATTTCGCAAACCATGTGGATGTGGGACTCATCGAGCGTTCTTTAAAAAAGACGAAAATCGATATCGTGACACCGGTGATGTTCTTGCATCGTATCTACGCGAAAGCCTCACAGCACCGGATGCGGGTGGTACTGCCCGAGAGTATGGATGAGAGGATCCTGCGGGCGGCGGAGACGGCGCAGCGCAGAAAGATCGCCGACATAACGCTGCTGGGAAACGAAGAAGCGGTCCGTAACCGGGCCGGGATGATCGGCGTCGACCTGGAGGGGGTCGAAGTGATCGATCCCGTTACAAGCGAGCTGAAAAAGCGGTTCGCAGAATCGTTTTACAGATTGCGGAAGCACAAGGGAGTGACACTCGAAAACGCTTTGGATATGGTGGAGAATGTGACCTATTTCGCGACAATGATGGTCCATGAAGGACTGGCCGATGCGATGGTTTCGGGTGCGACCCATACGACACGTGAAACAGTGCTCCCCGCGCTGCAGATAATCAAAACGAAGCCGGGCATCGATATCGTATCGAGTGTCTTTTTTATGTGCCTGGATACACGGGTGCTCGTCTATGGCGATTGCGCCATCGTCCCGGATCCGAATCCGAAGGAGTTGGCACAGATCGCCATCGAATCGGCGGAAACGGCCAAAGCGTTCGGTATCGAGCCGATCGTGGCGATGCTATCCTATTCGACGGGTGAAAGCGGTGTGGGGGCCGATGTGGAGAAGGTGCGGGAAGCGACGCGAATCGCCAAAGAGAGACGTCCCGATCTTCTTATCGAAGGGCCGATGCAGTACGATGCCGCCATTGATCCCGCCGTGGCCGAAAAGAAGATGCCAGGCTCAAAAGTGGCGGGTCGTGCGACGGTTTTCATCTTTCCCGATCTCAATACAGGCAACAATACCTACAAGGCGGTTCAGCGTGCTACGGGTGCCATCGCCATCGGTCCCGTACTCCAGGGACTTCGAAAACCGGTCAACGATCTTAGCCGCGGGTGCAGTGTAGAGGATGTCGTGAGCACCATCGCCATCAGCGCGATTCAGGCGCAGAATATAGACGAAATCCAGGCCGCCAAAGATTGA
- a CDS encoding respiratory chain complex I subunit 1 family protein has protein sequence MILYLTTLLLLLALAPMLMSFMKALKMWLLFKRPVSLLQGYRDFSKLLTKETIVSQEAGAITRAAPFLVLSPLLVALFFLPPSVKGAYYVSFVDAFTLTGLIALSAFFLMLLGLDSASSFGGMGSSREAFIAALVEPAMVLTIFSVSMMAGDLGVGQAGVNLAEHFPKAHMASYLFAAISFFILLIAENGRIPVDNPETHLELTMVHEAMILDITGVYLAIVETAASVKFVIFASLFASLFMPFGLNLPIPAALGVFVLKLFFVAAAVALVEVNTAKLRLFKVPNLLGIAIVFAFLSLITFYVLGA, from the coding sequence ATGATCCTCTACCTTACGACCCTGCTTTTGCTGCTGGCACTGGCGCCGATGCTTATGAGTTTCATGAAAGCGCTGAAGATGTGGCTGCTCTTCAAACGCCCTGTTTCGCTGCTGCAGGGCTACCGCGACTTTTCCAAGCTTTTGACCAAGGAGACGATCGTCAGCCAGGAAGCCGGCGCCATCACCCGCGCAGCCCCCTTTCTGGTCCTCTCTCCCTTACTGGTGGCGCTCTTTTTTCTACCGCCATCAGTCAAAGGCGCCTACTACGTCAGTTTCGTCGATGCCTTCACCCTGACCGGCCTCATCGCCCTTTCGGCTTTTTTTTTGATGCTGCTGGGGTTGGACAGTGCCAGCAGTTTCGGGGGTATGGGCTCCAGCCGTGAAGCTTTTATCGCGGCGCTGGTGGAGCCGGCCATGGTGCTGACCATTTTCAGTGTTTCGATGATGGCGGGCGATCTGGGGGTGGGCCAGGCGGGGGTCAACCTGGCCGAACACTTTCCCAAAGCGCACATGGCCAGCTACCTTTTCGCCGCCATCAGTTTTTTCATTTTGCTCATCGCCGAAAACGGGCGCATCCCGGTGGACAACCCCGAAACGCACCTGGAGCTGACGATGGTGCATGAAGCGATGATACTGGATATCACGGGGGTTTATCTGGCCATCGTCGAGACGGCGGCGTCAGTGAAGTTCGTCATCTTCGCCTCGCTTTTTGCCTCACTCTTTATGCCCTTTGGGCTGAATCTGCCTATACCTGCGGCGTTGGGGGTTTTCGTGCTCAAACTCTTCTTCGTCGCGGCGGCGGTGGCGCTGGTGGAGGTCAACACAGCCAAACTGCGCCTGTTCAAAGTGCCCAATTTGCTTGGCATCGCCATCGTTTTCGCCTTTTTGTCCCTCATTACCTTCTATGTGTTGGGAGCTTGA
- a CDS encoding proton-conducting transporter membrane subunit has product MFVFDTLSLVFVFLILLGVVPNLFYTFGYLPHIERKAHFLIHYITFILSMLGVVTAGNALMFLLFWELMSLTSWQLILTEAKEKSTIDAARFYFFMTHFGFVFLLLFFLIVTDGDLEAGFGAMHGVAHAFAYPTLLFFFLILGFLSKAGAVPLHVWLPYAHPAAPSPVSALMSGVMLKVAIYGMFRFLFDVLYPWPMEWGVLILVIGALSSLIGVLYALSEHDIKALLANHSIENIGIILIGFGMGMIFDALHLDKLATFAFIAALFHTFNHMSFKSLLFMGAGSVLHETHTKNIEKYGGLMKTMPVTALTFLLASVSISALPPTNGFLSEWMIFQSMLGSHAIDNMSLKLAIPFAVFALALTGGLAIACFVKAYGITFLGLHRSANARHAKEVNRPMQTGMLLMAGVVVSLMLFAPAFIGLFDRALTSLGRSSVYQAIFPDGIWHIHSVGMHGGVVSPLILLAALLLITGLLWFGYKALGVKERIHRTWACGYRTHARTQYSATGFAGPIRRFFNWLYRPEEHFVKETLAGHATKFDRSSYDVHVKPLFERSLYAGTVALANRISYYVYRLAHFEQTRYAAMIFNLMLLVLFSYRIFAHQFSWATFALESVVMIITVKVLIIGEKS; this is encoded by the coding sequence ATGTTCGTATTTGATACTCTTTCGCTGGTTTTCGTCTTTCTCATTCTGCTTGGCGTCGTGCCCAATCTTTTCTATACCTTCGGCTACCTTCCCCATATCGAGCGAAAAGCCCACTTCCTCATCCATTACATTACCTTCATTCTCTCCATGTTGGGGGTCGTGACGGCGGGTAATGCGCTGATGTTTCTGCTTTTTTGGGAGTTGATGAGCCTGACCAGCTGGCAGCTCATCCTCACCGAAGCGAAAGAGAAAAGCACGATCGACGCGGCGCGCTTCTACTTTTTCATGACCCATTTCGGTTTCGTTTTTTTGCTGCTCTTTTTCCTCATCGTCACCGACGGCGATTTGGAAGCGGGATTCGGGGCGATGCACGGGGTCGCCCACGCCTTTGCCTACCCGACGCTGCTCTTTTTCTTCCTGATACTTGGATTTTTGAGCAAAGCGGGGGCCGTGCCGCTGCATGTGTGGCTGCCCTACGCCCACCCCGCGGCGCCCAGCCCCGTCTCGGCGCTGATGAGCGGGGTAATGCTCAAAGTGGCGATTTACGGGATGTTTAGGTTTCTCTTCGATGTGCTCTACCCATGGCCGATGGAGTGGGGGGTACTGATCTTGGTCATCGGCGCGCTTTCCTCACTTATCGGGGTGCTTTATGCGCTGAGTGAACACGACATCAAAGCGCTGCTGGCCAACCACTCCATCGAAAACATCGGCATCATTCTCATCGGCTTTGGAATGGGGATGATCTTCGATGCGCTGCACCTGGACAAACTGGCGACCTTCGCTTTCATTGCGGCGCTTTTTCACACCTTCAACCACATGAGTTTCAAGTCGCTGCTCTTTATGGGGGCGGGCAGCGTTCTGCATGAGACCCATACCAAGAATATCGAGAAATACGGCGGGCTGATGAAGACGATGCCCGTTACCGCGCTGACCTTTCTGCTGGCCTCCGTCTCCATCTCGGCCCTGCCGCCCACCAACGGGTTTTTGAGTGAGTGGATGATCTTTCAAAGCATGCTGGGATCGCACGCCATCGACAATATGTCGTTGAAACTGGCTATACCTTTCGCCGTCTTCGCCCTGGCGCTCACCGGGGGGCTGGCCATCGCCTGTTTCGTCAAGGCGTACGGCATCACCTTTCTGGGGCTGCATAGAAGCGCCAACGCCCGCCACGCCAAAGAGGTCAACCGCCCGATGCAGACAGGCATGCTGCTGATGGCGGGGGTCGTCGTGTCGCTGATGCTCTTCGCGCCGGCATTCATCGGGCTTTTCGACAGGGCTTTGACGAGCCTTGGCCGATCGAGCGTCTATCAAGCGATCTTTCCTGATGGCATCTGGCATATCCATTCGGTGGGTATGCACGGCGGGGTCGTTTCGCCACTGATTTTGCTGGCGGCGCTGCTGCTCATCACGGGGCTGCTGTGGTTCGGTTACAAAGCGCTGGGGGTCAAAGAGCGGATCCACCGTACCTGGGCCTGCGGTTACCGCACCCATGCGCGCACCCAATATTCGGCCACCGGATTCGCCGGCCCTATCCGCCGTTTCTTCAACTGGCTCTACCGCCCCGAAGAGCACTTTGTCAAAGAGACGCTGGCGGGGCACGCCACCAAATTCGACCGTTCCAGTTACGACGTGCATGTCAAACCCCTTTTCGAGCGCTCTTTGTACGCCGGCACGGTGGCGCTGGCCAACCGTATCAGCTACTACGTCTACCGCCTTGCCCACTTCGAGCAGACCCGCTACGCGGCGATGATCTTCAACCTGATGCTGTTGGTGCTCTTCAGCTACCGCATCTTCGCCCACCAATTCAGTTGGGCCACGTTTGCCTTGGAGTCGGTGGTGATGATCATCACCGTCAAAGTGCTCATTATCGGAGAGAAGTCATGA
- a CDS encoding DUF234 domain-containing protein, with product MEIEQLIEHYAVFGGLEKYIKLSFSDTLTESIETNILEKYHFLKTKVLPPLSRENESRRLLRAVAVSDGKTINVLRRASLSRTQGHGTYHALQRVGMLHKEHSREPAPLPRQGMKKKREERRYSIQSKIKFTYPFYRFWYTFVEPHAGEIEAENYDAFFEDLENSFDRYVSFTFEELSNALIMETFERKDPVFEKGTYWDRHNEFDLLAKTRNNRIIIGECKWKGHKVCKSLVSKLKSKCERSGLKPDYFALFSRSGFSNELKSSNDPTILCFDLEDFEKLLA from the coding sequence TTGGAGATTGAACAGCTTATTGAACACTATGCCGTATTCGGAGGACTCGAAAAGTACATAAAACTCAGTTTCAGCGATACCCTCACCGAGTCGATAGAGACCAATATCCTTGAAAAATACCATTTTCTGAAAACCAAGGTGCTGCCACCGCTCAGCCGTGAAAACGAGAGCCGAAGGCTGCTGCGTGCCGTGGCCGTCTCGGACGGAAAGACGATCAATGTGCTGAGGCGGGCTTCTTTGTCACGCACTCAAGGGCACGGCACCTACCACGCGCTTCAAAGGGTCGGCATGCTGCACAAGGAGCATTCGCGCGAACCGGCACCCCTTCCCCGACAGGGAATGAAAAAGAAACGGGAGGAGCGCAGGTACTCGATCCAGTCCAAGATCAAATTTACCTACCCTTTCTACCGTTTCTGGTACACATTCGTCGAACCGCACGCTGGCGAGATAGAAGCCGAAAACTACGACGCGTTTTTCGAGGATCTCGAAAACTCCTTCGACCGCTATGTCAGTTTCACTTTCGAAGAACTCTCCAATGCGCTGATCATGGAGACGTTTGAGAGGAAAGATCCGGTTTTCGAAAAGGGAACCTACTGGGATCGCCACAACGAATTCGACCTGCTGGCAAAAACCCGCAACAATCGAATCATCATCGGTGAATGCAAATGGAAAGGGCACAAAGTGTGCAAGAGCCTCGTAAGCAAGCTAAAATCCAAATGCGAACGGTCAGGGCTGAAGCCCGATTACTTCGCACTTTTCTCCAGAAGCGGCTTCAGCAACGAACTCAAAAGCAGCAACGATCCGACAATTCTCTGCTTCGACCTCGAAGATTTCGAAAAACTGCTGGCATGA
- the gap gene encoding type I glyceraldehyde-3-phosphate dehydrogenase — protein MAIKVAVNGTGRIGLCVIKIVMEHEDMELVAINTTAKPEMLEYLLKYDSVHRGIDAKVIDDETIEIAGKPVKMFSERDPEKLDFGSVGADVVAECTGVFLTTELAGKHLKGSVKKVVMSAPAKDDTPTFVMGINTDTYAGQAVISNASCTTNCLAPVCKVLDDAFGIENGLMTTIHSYTNDQKLLDVKHKKDFRRARAAAENMIPTSTGAAKAIGLVMPHLKGQLNGFAIRVPTPDVSVVDLTVNLKKEVTEEAINAAFDEAAKNLGKMILVDHDKRVSRDFVGCEYSAIFVPDLTRVVGTNTAKVVAWYDNEWGYSCRLVDMIHFVATH, from the coding sequence ATGGCTATCAAAGTAGCAGTCAACGGAACGGGTCGCATCGGATTGTGCGTCATCAAAATCGTCATGGAACACGAGGACATGGAACTGGTGGCGATCAATACCACTGCCAAACCGGAGATGCTGGAGTACCTTCTTAAATACGACAGCGTCCATCGGGGTATCGACGCGAAAGTGATCGACGACGAGACCATCGAAATCGCAGGCAAGCCGGTGAAGATGTTCAGTGAAAGGGACCCCGAAAAACTCGATTTCGGCAGCGTGGGTGCGGACGTGGTCGCTGAGTGTACGGGTGTCTTTTTGACGACGGAACTGGCCGGCAAACACCTCAAAGGCAGTGTGAAAAAGGTGGTTATGAGCGCACCGGCCAAAGACGATACCCCGACTTTCGTCATGGGGATCAACACCGACACCTACGCCGGCCAGGCGGTCATCTCCAACGCTTCGTGCACCACCAACTGCCTCGCCCCCGTCTGCAAGGTACTCGACGATGCATTTGGCATCGAAAACGGCCTGATGACCACGATCCACTCCTACACCAACGACCAGAAACTGCTGGATGTGAAGCACAAGAAAGATTTCCGCCGCGCCCGCGCCGCCGCGGAGAACATGATCCCCACCTCCACCGGGGCCGCCAAGGCGATCGGCCTGGTCATGCCCCACCTCAAAGGGCAGCTCAACGGGTTTGCTATCCGTGTCCCGACCCCCGACGTTTCCGTCGTGGATTTGACGGTCAACCTGAAAAAAGAGGTGACCGAAGAGGCGATCAACGCCGCCTTCGACGAAGCGGCCAAAAATCTTGGCAAAATGATCCTGGTCGACCACGACAAACGGGTCTCCCGCGATTTTGTCGGCTGCGAATACAGCGCCATCTTCGTCCCCGACCTTACCCGGGTTGTAGGTACCAACACGGCGAAAGTGGTGGCCTGGTACGACAACGAGTGGGGTTACAGCTGCCGCCTTGTCGACATGATACACTTTGTAGCCACCCACTGA
- a CDS encoding CHAD domain-containing protein → MEKTEIERRFLLYPCSMKRFLKRHTIACRTVKMVQFYLVADDERVERYRKEDGKYVRTLKHGAGLVREEFEERITKEAFEEALRRNRGGVIRKVRRIFGYRGRLFELDSFKGVLKGLNILEIEFESAEEAKRFELPEPFNRLTIAEVTEDRRFSNGALSRSGKIPTIGVGLAALLESIDRRETFLKASTAVALTPYEKCANALKAIVYTLLRSIEANKKTILAKTEDPERLHQLRVAMRKLRALLSQMAPFFDEEWRHFHKEKLAALMRETGAKRDIDVYLLEIPRYRQMVPESLVGGIDALETYLLEQKKVQERFVENFLESERFLKEMAELLRFAAEEGSEGLSEKAAIPVILGVSKRLRYRYKKVLKKGALIDADSPAHHYHMVRIDVKKLRYMMEFFSSILEPDAYAQMLKKLKAIQTILGEHQDLDVQREHLKAFAKVPELHNEKTMRAIDSLRDAMAKLEREKRKRFRELFEEFSRTDDLFHRMVCRF, encoded by the coding sequence ATGGAAAAAACGGAGATCGAACGTCGTTTTCTGCTCTACCCCTGCTCGATGAAACGCTTTTTGAAACGGCACACCATAGCCTGTCGGACGGTGAAGATGGTACAGTTTTACCTCGTGGCGGATGATGAGCGGGTGGAAAGGTACAGAAAAGAGGACGGAAAATATGTCAGGACACTCAAGCACGGTGCGGGACTGGTGCGGGAAGAGTTTGAAGAGAGAATCACGAAAGAGGCTTTCGAGGAGGCGCTGCGCCGAAACAGGGGCGGAGTCATCCGAAAGGTGCGGCGGATTTTCGGTTACCGGGGGCGTCTATTCGAACTCGATAGTTTCAAAGGGGTACTCAAAGGGCTCAACATTCTGGAGATCGAATTCGAAAGCGCAGAGGAAGCGAAACGTTTCGAACTGCCCGAACCTTTCAATCGTCTCACGATTGCCGAGGTGACGGAGGATCGGAGATTTTCCAACGGCGCACTCTCACGTTCGGGAAAGATTCCGACCATCGGGGTCGGTCTGGCCGCGCTTCTTGAAAGCATCGACCGGCGAGAAACCTTCCTGAAAGCCTCTACGGCAGTGGCGCTTACCCCCTACGAGAAGTGCGCCAATGCCCTCAAGGCGATCGTCTATACGCTGCTAAGATCGATCGAAGCCAACAAAAAAACGATACTTGCCAAGACGGAGGATCCCGAACGGCTGCACCAGCTGCGTGTCGCGATGCGCAAACTTCGGGCACTCCTTTCGCAGATGGCTCCCTTTTTCGACGAAGAGTGGCGACATTTTCATAAAGAGAAGCTGGCGGCATTGATGCGCGAAACCGGTGCCAAGCGGGATATCGACGTCTATCTGCTGGAGATACCACGCTACAGACAGATGGTGCCCGAATCGCTGGTGGGCGGCATCGACGCACTGGAAACCTATCTACTTGAACAAAAAAAGGTGCAGGAGCGGTTTGTGGAAAATTTTCTCGAAAGCGAGCGTTTTTTGAAGGAGATGGCGGAACTTTTACGATTCGCTGCAGAGGAAGGGAGCGAGGGACTGAGTGAAAAAGCTGCGATTCCCGTGATTCTCGGTGTATCGAAAAGGCTGCGATACCGGTATAAAAAAGTTTTGAAAAAGGGTGCTTTGATCGATGCCGACTCACCGGCACACCATTACCATATGGTGCGAATCGATGTGAAGAAACTGCGGTATATGATGGAGTTTTTCTCGTCTATTCTGGAACCGGATGCCTATGCGCAGATGCTGAAAAAACTGAAGGCGATCCAAACCATTCTCGGAGAGCATCAGGATCTTGATGTGCAGCGGGAACACCTGAAAGCGTTCGCGAAAGTTCCCGAGCTCCATAACGAAAAAACGATGAGGGCCATCGATAGCCTCCGCGACGCGATGGCAAAACTTGAGCGGGAAAAAAGGAAGAGGTTCCGGGAACTTTTCGAAGAGTTTTCCCGAACGGACGATCTCTTTCATCGAATGGTCTGCAGGTTTTGA
- a CDS encoding multiheme c-type cytochrome: protein MKQIIIAILFTILGVMLVWIVFEPKIAPYYVQLTKTRVGLSADLQPKEQKTSHFVGSKTCGKCHEENYRDWKHSMHSRMIQDIRKDPGVVVADFSKLPEDADFTLKEAVYTIGSKFKQRYMIPAKIDGKEDFRLGNYQWNVQTGKWQRFKPWKYWYHDAYPHDNRRFPTSNTCDGCHFTGYMSTGKRVELAIACESCHGPGSKHAKTPESPIYRASMYDPIRTNEVCLQCHMRNRDNRLKTNPDIKSLWMKAKDYPDGYEPGRSLIAFKMAAPFVPGNETKEFWPNGAAKKNRTQGNEFVRDAMYQHGITCINCHDPHRLSNTAKKPEGNRSCMKCHGFNSLIGPHQATLEEHTHHKADSNGSRCIECHMPKTGRHTGKSPLTVRSHMFRFVTPAETEAYGMPPETNACYHCHKEKSLEELQSVIDKWGEDQWVSQEAISHYILNRVDK, encoded by the coding sequence ATGAAACAAATCATCATCGCCATACTTTTTACTATTCTTGGTGTCATGCTCGTATGGATTGTCTTCGAACCGAAAATCGCTCCCTATTATGTCCAGTTGACGAAGACACGGGTTGGGCTGAGTGCCGATCTGCAGCCGAAGGAGCAGAAAACTTCCCATTTCGTCGGCTCCAAAACATGTGGAAAATGCCATGAAGAGAACTATCGTGACTGGAAACATTCGATGCACAGCAGAATGATCCAGGATATCCGCAAAGATCCCGGCGTCGTTGTCGCCGACTTTTCAAAACTGCCCGAAGATGCCGATTTCACGCTCAAAGAGGCGGTCTATACGATCGGAAGCAAGTTCAAACAGCGTTACATGATTCCGGCGAAAATCGACGGAAAAGAGGATTTCAGACTGGGAAATTACCAGTGGAACGTCCAGACAGGAAAGTGGCAGCGTTTCAAACCCTGGAAATACTGGTACCATGACGCCTATCCCCATGACAATCGACGGTTCCCCACTTCCAACACCTGTGACGGCTGCCATTTCACCGGGTATATGTCAACAGGAAAAAGGGTGGAGCTGGCCATTGCATGCGAAAGCTGTCACGGTCCGGGATCCAAACATGCGAAAACCCCCGAATCTCCCATCTACAGGGCAAGTATGTACGATCCGATCCGTACCAACGAAGTCTGTCTGCAGTGCCATATGCGAAACCGAGACAATCGTCTTAAGACAAATCCGGACATCAAATCGCTCTGGATGAAGGCAAAGGATTATCCGGATGGTTACGAGCCGGGACGATCACTTATCGCTTTCAAAATGGCCGCTCCTTTCGTGCCGGGAAATGAAACCAAAGAGTTTTGGCCCAACGGCGCAGCCAAGAAAAACCGGACCCAGGGAAACGAATTTGTCAGAGACGCCATGTATCAGCACGGCATAACCTGCATCAACTGTCACGATCCTCATAGATTGAGCAATACGGCGAAAAAACCGGAAGGGAACCGCAGTTGCATGAAGTGTCACGGTTTCAACTCTCTCATCGGTCCCCATCAGGCGACATTGGAAGAGCATACCCACCATAAAGCCGATTCGAACGGGTCGCGTTGTATCGAATGTCATATGCCAAAAACCGGTCGCCATACGGGAAAATCTCCCCTCACGGTCCGATCTCACATGTTCCGTTTCGTGACGCCGGCGGAGACAGAAGCCTATGGCATGCCGCCGGAAACCAACGCATGTTACCACTGTCACAAAGAGAAATCACTTGAAGAGCTGCAGTCGGTAATCGACAAATGGGGAGAAGATCAGTGGGTGTCGCAGGAGGCGATCAGCCATTATATTTTAAATAGAGTCGATAAATGA